The genome window AAAAACCACCCCTCCATGGTGGCAGGTTTCGTGGAACAAATCAAAGTTGTTTCAAGCTGTCTGGGAAGCTATAATTGAGAGCAAAGATAGGTTTGTTGAGTCTCCGGTGGTGTTGGGCGGCAACCTCGTTCTTAGCCGAAGGCTTTTTGAGCGCATACCTTTTGACCCGTTAATTCCACGTGGTGAGGATATAGATTATCTGATAAATGCGCGACTTGCCGGTTTAAAGGTATTATTTGATAAACACCTTAAGATAAAACATCTTCCTTTAGAAAGAACCTTCTCATACAGGAAGGAAGAGTTGAAGGGGGATATAGAGAGGTTTCTTTACGAAAGGGCAAAGGTTATGGGTCATAAAGGGTTGAACCTGTCCCCTTACCCGGGATATTTTTTAAAATGGGATATGGAAATTAAGGCTGTGATTACTATTATACTGTTTTCTCTCTATCTGGCTTCAAACAATCAATGGGTAGAATCTATAAAAGTTTATACTTATCTCAAATCTTTGTTTAGGAAAAGGAAAGATATAGGATTTTATAAACAATTCAGGCAGAGATGGGCGCCCTTTATGGAGTTTATAAGGCTTGATGGGTTAAAGGATATACTTAAGGAAAGTTCTTTATAAAATTATGGCAATAAATCCGGAGAAGATAGATATCCTTGTTGGAATTGCAAGCTATAACAACGCAAAAACCATTGGCCATGTAGTAAGGGCAGTGGGCGCCGGGCTTGCAAAATATTTTCCTGATAAGAAGGCTGTTATACTTAATTCAGACGGAGGCTCTGCAGATGGAACGCCTGATATTGTAAGAAATGCCTCATTTGACCATGCAGCCATTTTCCTCTCCCATCCTGTTTATCCTGCGCACAGGATAAGTGTCCCTTACAACGGGATACCCGGCAAGGGGAGCGCATTCAGGGCAATATTTCAAAAGGCTGTAGAACTCAATGCTGACGCGTGCTGCGCGGTAGATGCAGATTTGAGAAGTATAACACCGGAATGGGTGGAACTGCTTCTCTCTCCTGTAATAAAAAGGGGTTTTGATTTTGTTGCTCCATTCTACAACAGGCACAAATTCGACGGCACCATAACTAATTCAATTGTATATCCCATGACAAGGGCATTATACGGCCACAGCATAAGACAGCCTATTGGAGGCGACTTCGGTTTTTCAGGAGCGATGGCTGAGTTTTATTCTAAGCAGGATGTATGGGAGACCCATGTGGCCCGTTTTGGCATAGACATATGGATGACCACTGAGGCCATTGCCAATAATTTCAAGGTCTGCCAGACATTCCTCGGCGCAAAACTCCATGACCCAAAAGACCCGGGTGCAGACCTGTCAGATATGCTCCTTCAGGTGGTTGTTAGCTTATTTAATCTTACTGAGAAACATTTTGAAGTGTGGAAGAATATAAGGGGCTTGCGGGACATCCCTACATTCGGATTCAGATATCATGTTGGTCTTGAACCCGTAAAGGTGAATGTAGCGAGGATGCTGGATATATTCAGGACCGGCGTCAGAGACCTTAAACCTATTTTACTTGAAATATTGGGTCCTGGCGATTTTGGAGAGATAGAAATTATTTGCCAGCGCCCTGATAAAGATTTCAGGTTTCCCATAGGTTTATGGGTAAGGATTATCTATGATTATGCCTTGACCTATCATAGAAAGAAGATGTCCTCTGAGCATCTTT of Deltaproteobacteria bacterium contains these proteins:
- a CDS encoding glycosyl transferase family 2, producing the protein MAINPEKIDILVGIASYNNAKTIGHVVRAVGAGLAKYFPDKKAVILNSDGGSADGTPDIVRNASFDHAAIFLSHPVYPAHRISVPYNGIPGKGSAFRAIFQKAVELNADACCAVDADLRSITPEWVELLLSPVIKRGFDFVAPFYNRHKFDGTITNSIVYPMTRALYGHSIRQPIGGDFGFSGAMAEFYSKQDVWETHVARFGIDIWMTTEAIANNFKVCQTFLGAKLHDPKDPGADLSDMLLQVVVSLFNLTEKHFEVWKNIRGLRDIPTFGFRYHVGLEPVKVNVARMLDIFRTGVRDLKPILLEILGPGDFGEIEIICQRPDKDFRFPIGLWVRIIYDYALTYHRKKMSSEHLLKSLVHLYLGKTASFIMEVADTDHEGAEAEIEKLCREFEERKDYLINNWN